Genomic DNA from Triticum dicoccoides isolate Atlit2015 ecotype Zavitan chromosome 4B, WEW_v2.0, whole genome shotgun sequence:
gtttagtTTTTCAAATTGTTGTTACAATTTTAATAGGTTTGGCGGGTCTACGTTACAAGTGATGGGGGCAATTACTAGTGCAGATGGTGAGTTTGCTATTGTTGGTGGGACTGGAAAATTGTCGATGGCGCGTGGTACTGTGAAGTTCATAGCAATCCAGGCGCAAAGCAGCTCCATAGAGAACTACAGAAAAATTGATATTCATGCATTCTACACACCCTCTCTGACCGTAAGTTTAATTGGTGTCTGCACTGAAGTATaattgtggtatatatattatttcCTATTTGCTAGCCAGTTTTGAGAAATTAAGTTTATAAATCTATTATATAGGAACCATATCTGTTGATGTCAAGAAAAACGTCTACATGTACACATAGTATATCTTTTATACAATATAGAATGATCAATACGTATTTGAAAGAAGAAacgaaaaacaaaacagaaaatacaATTTTCACTTTTACCGAGTAACactatttttgaaatatttttagaCACTATTTTTGTTTATTAGACGAATAATAGGTGTCGTAAATTTCATAGTGCTTGTTTGATTCCTTATTAAGGAGTATGCTAACAACTTATTTGTCTACCTTTTACAGGTCTAGGACATAAAGAACAAACATGCAGCGCTTCAGCTCGAAACACGAGCAAGTAATCCTGGAGAAATAAACTATGTGTTTTTCCGTTATTGCTAGTAGTACTATCTAGTTATAATATGAATGTTGGGGAAGACCTCCCATTATTTACTTTGAAACAATGTATGTTTAATGAAATATCTTCGTATACATCCATCAAGCGTTTATCTTTGTTCTTATATGGATTTTATAATTACATCTAGAGTAATATATTgtcaatgaattatatatgaaaaaagtTTAGAGCATCTGTTGTTCGTTGCCCTTGCTACTTTTACATTCGATCCATATATGGTTTGTCTGGAAACGACTCCTATTTCCATCAAAATGTTGTTTTTGGTGTTGATGACCACAAGTTGTGACTTACCGCGTAATTTCCATAAAATGAGCAAAATTTAACAAAAAAAGGCAAATTGATGCAAGCTACCTCTTGCTGCAACTCTATTACCAATTTCTCACCCCTAGCGTTAATGAACATTAAGTGtgtaaccctacgggttcgagaacatgcagacatgaccgagacacctctccgatcaataattaataaaggaacctggatgcccatattgactcccgcatattcaacgaagatcttaatcagtttgaaccacgatgtcaaggattcagttaatcccGTGTACAATTACCTTTGTCTCGCGATCTTTTCCTgctcgagatccgatcgtcggtaacgccatacctagttcaatctcattagcgggaagtctctttactcgtttcgtaatacaataTTGTCATGACTAAACTCATTAGATACATGCTTGCAAGCTACTATCAATATCgtgttaccgagaaggcccagagatatgtCTTAGTCCGACagagtaacaaatcccagtctcgatccatgcaaaaAGTCTTTGATTCACGCTAAAGAAGCATCTCAGGTGGGCTCATACACATCTCAGGTGCATATATATATGCACAAAGTCTTTGATTCACGCTAAAGAAGCATCTCACATAAATATGTGTGTTTACCGAGCTTGTATTACTAATAATTACGTAATCCTTTCATGTCATGATCTTTTTATAAATATACGAAGGTAAGGGAAATGTGTTAGGACATGAAAATTACAATGGCCCCACGACATGATTATAATTTATAATAGATTTTGGTGTCTTTTGTACATATAACATGTACAAACACCCCACGACCCCTCCCCAGGGCGACACCAGTAGCAAATCCACACCGCCACTCTTCTTTCCAAAGATGACACCAGCCGAGGTGCGGTGGTGCTGGCCCAACGCGAAGTAGCCGGGTTCATGGATGCCACACGGAAACCCGTGGAGCGGCTGGGACGGGCCCATCGTGGATTACGCGCGCAGCATCCTAGGCAGCATCCCTGGTCATGCGGAGGTAGAGCTCCCTCGAACCGGCCGATGGGATCCCGTAGCCTCTCTGGCAATGGTTGGCCAATGGTGGCACCAAGATCTGTGTCAGTTGTTCAAGTGGATGTCAGTGGCGC
This window encodes:
- the LOC119294172 gene encoding uncharacterized protein LOC119294172; the encoded protein is MVAVNDWEIHAAPDSTSSIIARAKGMHIQATKSQANGVAWFLPFSMVFQDSRFGGSTLQVMGAITSADGEFAIVGGTGKLSMARGTVKFIAIQAQSSSIENYRKIDIHAFYTPSLTV